In Salvia miltiorrhiza cultivar Shanhuang (shh) chromosome 4, IMPLAD_Smil_shh, whole genome shotgun sequence, the DNA window TTAGGAAATGTAATTTGGAAGACTTTAATATCATTGACTTGAGCATgagatttgttatttttaatttttagtgacttatttttatatgttgAGACTTTGTATTGCATGAATATGTTTTGtgcaatattttttatgatggaaactagatattgttgattttgtgacttttatttttaaatttaatttaaaaacaatagatccatggatctggacccgcggatctaaCGAATCTGGATCCCAAATTTTCAGATTCGTTGGATTTGGGGCGGATCTGGATCCCATAAATTAAAAcgaatctggatctggtattgatgaaattcggtccagatccggcccgttgccatccctagttgcatatgagattataaaaaaataaattggagtagaggaatttattttttggagagcttataaattgtttaggagttttgaaggagcttataagcttctaaacaccctcttaataaTCCATTGGTATCAGAGTAAAATGGGTATGACCAAAGCAGGAGTTGGTATTTATTGATGcagaaattcaaaatacatataACAAGTAAAAGTTGAATTATTTGCGGGTGAGCACGAGAAAGAGCTGATTATGAATATTATGGAGAGCCTGGAAGCAGTGTGAAATTTGTGGAGCCTTTGGTAAAACGTTGGCAAACATTTTGTCCACGACGGAAGCTCCAAAGTGGGCGGTGAAAACTCCCTCCATTGCAGCTCTCATGTGCACTAACACAGTAGCTGCATCAAGCGCTTCCTCAATCCCTGCCTTGGGATTTATTAATTCTATTCTCTCAATGCTAAAATGCCCATTCTTCTCTATCACTTTCCTCATCTCCTCTAGTGTGGGTATATGGATGGGCAAGTTGAACGCGTCTATGGCGCTTTTCTCCACAACTCCCTCCTTAGCTAAATCCATTAGGGTATAGCCATAGTAATCAAAGATGGCACTCAGCTCAGTCTGGGGGACTCCCTCAGGAGTTCCAGGCATGAGGAGAAACATAAGCCCTCCACTCACAATCTCCTCCGCTCTTGCACTCATAAAATCTCCTAAATCCTTCTCAAACTGATCCGAGTAGGCTCTGGCCACGTGCTCAGGCGCGCCGGAGCCGTGAATCCTGCCCTCATTATGTAGCCCTTGAGGCTGCTTGGAGAGCCAGTGGAGAGACTGTGAGGAATATGCCACGGTGATGGAGTTACAGGGGAAAAGGCGGCCATGGAACGAGCCGGGCACTCCGGCTGCGTGGTACTGCCTGTCTGGTGGGAGGGAGGTGAAGAGCGTGTTGAAATCATTGGCCGAGTGGTCGTTGAAGAATACTTGGAATTCCAGCTTGTTTTTGGAAGACCACTTGGCTTCAACTGCTTCCATCAGATTTTGAACTGCAAAGAATGTGTTTAAGCCGACGGAACACCCCAAGTCTGCTATTGTCACTCTGCTCGACATTGATTCTGTGGCTAGATACTCACTCACTGCCTCTTGGATCATTTCCTTGACGGTGTCAGAAGCTAATTTCTGCACCAATTTATGGAGTATTTGTAATCAGATCAGGTTTATATGATCATCGCACCATACATAATTTATACAATTGCAGTTGGAATCCACGATATATCGactctatatatatttagtctatgtttggttgggtgtttttggAGGTTGGAAagtgattcaattaattgaatccattatttgttttttggtttgagtaatgagTTAACTATTATCCTTATTTGAGGAGTATCCCAATCactcaatttgttacccctcataATAGAGGGAAAACAAAAAGAAAGGAAATTCATtactgaataaaaataatagttattgttacaatttcattcatttatttgatttcattatcTTTTCATTAATCATCTATTTGAATCAAATGAGCACTTAGAGTATCATTAAGTGCACATAGACATATGTTAATAAAAGTGAAGTATGAATTAAAACTTGGATGATATAGTGTTACCTGATAGCGGGAGTTTTTGGAGTAGCTGTGGGCATCATCTCCACCTTTCATTGGGAAGGTTTCCCCCATTGCCTCTCTCTCTATATTgagctttttttttcttttctatttttattgatGATGTAAAATTATGCTATGGCTgattaattatgagttatggGGTCTTGTATATAACAGCAACAAATTAAGTACTAATTTTTGAAAGTCAGAATTTGGTCGTTCAACTTTTTTTTCTCGGCGGTATTATGGCCTTAGCCGCCTCACCTTGTTCAGTTCAGTAGAAttgactttttatatttttcgttTGCCGGAACTTCAGGGCACAAACAGTTGGATTCGAAGTAATTTTTATGTCTTTGTGAGATGCATGATaatcattaaaattaattaatatttagataaataattataattattaaatataagtatatgtgaattatttaaaaaaaaaacgttaatagccagaaaatacacgaactatcactgaatttgcattttgcacaCGACCTTTAAAAATGGCTCTACAATACACCATCTTTCGATTTAATTGCAATTCGCACATGTATTGACCATCACTTAAATTCTAGATGACGTGTCTCCTGGAATTTGCAGACGTGGACACACCGACAATCAAGTAAAACGATGTTGCATGTTTTGTcaagttttttttaaataataaaaaataaaaaataaaacatcaaatCTGACCCATCCCCTCTCTCCTTTGCTCCGGCGAACAGCCAGATTAAGTTTATTGATAATGAAATGTATTACTTcgaataaaattgatatttactgaatcaaatatttcataaaatacttttttttttaatataacaaatataatattcaTAGCTAGGTTTAGAAGATCAAACAATCAATAATACAAATTCCAAAAATTCCTTCTCTTTTGTTGAATAAATCAATTGTGATTATGAATAacacaaaataaatttattactgACAATAATAACTTGACCAAATAAGTTGAAGAGAAATCAGTGAATTAAACTGAATAAACAGAGCTTATATAAATTGATACATTTATTGAATTTCAattaacactacaaaaaaaagtttCCACTAGTGACATGAGGTTTGGTAGCTATTATGCGTGTCacaaaaattagtgacatttgaaAGTGTAATTATTAGTGATTAGCTATATCatcaaatgtcactaatttttatgacacacatAATAGCTACCAAAGCTCATGTCACTAGTGAaaacttttttttgtagtgtaatcTTTTTCGCTTTTTACTGAATAGaatgaacgaaattaaaaaacAATTCAACATCTACTATAACAgatcatataatccaaaataaaataaaaaagaagtaaaactctaacaatttaATTTTCCTGAAGCAAAATTTGAAAAGCAAAACACAGCTGACGTGCACCTCTCCTTCTCCGACCTCCCTCTAACTAACCAGTGCACACAGCTCTCGAAGTTGATCCCCAACGAAAACGAAGAGTGTGTGAGGCGTTATAGGATACTTGCTTCAATTCGATAAATACAAACCCCTCCAACACTAGTTAATTATCTCACAAATACGCACGCCTCCATCCCTCACAACAGCTTACAACCCTCACTGGAAGGACATGTTGTTCAACCCCAACAAACTTCTCTCCTTCCGCCCCATCCAAGTAGCTCGCATGATCTCCACTCGCAGTATATGGCCATGGCCTTGGCCAGCAATGATCTACGACGATGAGGAGTACGAGAAGAAAAAGAAGCTCGACAAGCGCGTGTTAGAAGCAAAAGAGAGGGAGAAGTAGGaaacaaagagaaacaaaataacggctgaaaattagggtttaggatgGAAAAATTGACCGTTTACAATTATAACGGTACAATTCATTCACTtacaaaaaaacaaatgaaaacgAAAACTTtaacaaaagaaagaaacaagaaataataataaaaaagaagaaagaaagaaaaaaaaaaaaaaaaacagtcaCAAGACctttaaaaagaaagaaaagttgaAAGAGAAACTGAAAGTAActagaaattcaaaattgaaaaaataaaagaacagAAAAACTGGAAAGTAGgaaacaaagagaaagaaaataacggctgaaaattagggtttaggatgGAAAAATTGACCGTTTACAATTATAACGGTACAATTCATtcacttaaaaaaaacaaatgaaaacgaaaaatttaacaaaa includes these proteins:
- the LOC131020132 gene encoding loganic acid O-methyltransferase-like, with translation MGETFPMKGGDDAHSYSKNSRYQKLASDTVKEMIQEAVSEYLATESMSSRVTIADLGCSVGLNTFFAVQNLMEAVEAKWSSKNKLEFQVFFNDHSANDFNTLFTSLPPDRQYHAAGVPGSFHGRLFPCNSITVAYSSQSLHWLSKQPQGLHNEGRIHGSGAPEHVARAYSDQFEKDLGDFMSARAEEIVSGGLMFLLMPGTPEGVPQTELSAIFDYYGYTLMDLAKEGVVEKSAIDAFNLPIHIPTLEEMRKVIEKNGHFSIERIELINPKAGIEEALDAATVLVHMRAAMEGVFTAHFGASVVDKMFANVLPKAPQISHCFQALHNIHNQLFLVLTRK